From Syntrophaceae bacterium, one genomic window encodes:
- a CDS encoding FecR domain-containing protein yields the protein MNRAGIRCLIAVIFFMQVFIPASVSAAPQLGRFILVNGEVTLSRTGVMSRPETGTGVEEGDVIQTGKNASVKVMLADDTVITVDRNSRVVMKKFVLRSGIRSAKIYVEYGKIAADVKRFIGGKNTFDLEGPTAVAGMIGTMIEFAVVIGADGVPTTTVTCLSGSVFVTTAEGSVTLAAGQTAVAVASAAPAITTAATAAAAAGAAGGTAATITVGAGTIAAGVAIAVAVAALAVAAAGGGGGGSNALAVPVHATTTHH from the coding sequence ATGAACAGGGCTGGGATTCGTTGTCTGATTGCCGTCATTTTTTTCATGCAAGTCTTCATTCCGGCTTCCGTGTCTGCCGCCCCACAGTTGGGGCGGTTCATTCTCGTCAATGGAGAAGTCACCCTGAGCCGGACCGGAGTGATGTCCAGGCCGGAAACAGGGACGGGGGTGGAAGAGGGGGACGTCATACAAACGGGAAAGAACGCCTCCGTCAAGGTGATGCTGGCGGACGATACGGTGATCACGGTTGACCGGAACAGCCGCGTCGTCATGAAAAAATTCGTCCTCAGGAGCGGAATCCGGTCGGCGAAGATCTACGTGGAATACGGCAAGATCGCAGCCGACGTGAAGCGCTTCATCGGGGGTAAGAACACCTTCGACCTGGAGGGCCCGACTGCCGTTGCGGGGATGATCGGAACGATGATCGAATTTGCAGTCGTGATCGGAGCCGACGGAGTACCGACGACAACGGTTACCTGTTTGTCCGGATCTGTTTTTGTAACCACAGCAGAGGGATCGGTTACGCTGGCGGCGGGGCAGACGGCTGTGGCTGTCGCATCGGCCGCACCGGCGATTACAACGGCGGCAACCGCTGCCGCGGCGGCGGGAGCGGCCGGAGGAACGGCTGCGACCATAACCGTCGGCGCGGGGACCATTGCCGCCGGCGTGGCGATAGCCGTGGCGGTGGCTGCCTTGGCGGTTGCGGCAGCGGGCGGTGGTGGGGGCGGCAGCAATGCCCTTGCAGTCCCGGTTCATGCGACAACAACTCATCATTGA